In Dioscorea cayenensis subsp. rotundata cultivar TDr96_F1 unplaced genomic scaffold, TDr96_F1_v2_PseudoChromosome.rev07_lg8_w22 25.fasta BLBR01000592.1, whole genome shotgun sequence, a genomic segment contains:
- the LOC120254716 gene encoding uncharacterized protein LOC120254716, with amino-acid sequence MEVTTGKKVGRLELFRATHTKKDGSHMNEETRQIMESANEKLVGYQTIDEDMKMVETHILTQVIGKERCSRVRGVGLGPTPKSYYGGSSTRNSNNSNNQSSEVVERIHQMEREMQKMRDEREQERAQVEQQNAQYNALLTFLQNQFPGVTIPGINNIGPSSSQAQDNSSRDN; translated from the exons atg GAGGTTACCACAGGGAAAAAAGTAGGTCGCCTTGAATTGTTTAGAGCAACCCATACTAAGAAGGATGGGTCTCACATGAATGAGGAAACTAGACAAATTATG GAGTCGGCCAATGAGAAGTTAGTTGGATATCAAACAATAGATGAGGATATGAAAATGGTTGAAACTCATATTCTGACACAAGTTATTGGAAAAGAACGATGTAGCCGAGTAAGAGGGGTTGGGTTAGGTCCAACACCCAAAAGCTATTATGGAGGCTCGAGTACCCGAAATTCTAACAATTCAAACAATCAATCAAGTGAAGTTGTTGAGCGAATTCATCAAATGGAACGAGAAATGCAAAAAATGAGAGATGAACGTGAGCAAGAACGAGCTCAAGTAGAACAACAAAATGCTCAATACAATGCTCTTCTTACCTTTTTACAAAATCAGTTTCCGGGTGTTACGATCCCCGGAATAAACAATATTGGCCCATCCTCATCACAGGCCCAG GATAACTCTTCtagagataattaa